The Brassica napus cultivar Da-Ae chromosome C1, Da-Ae, whole genome shotgun sequence DNA segment attctACTTGACATGCACCAATATATTCATAAGTATAGTCTTGTTTTCGTCGGTATTATTAGGGAGATCAAGCTTCGATAATCGGAGGAGTGATAGAGTTCATCAAAGAGATGCAGCAATTAGTGCAAGTTCTCGAGTCCAAGAAACGCCGAAAGACACTAAACCGGCCTTCTTTTCTGCATGATCACCAAACACTCGAGCCATCCATATTAGCCGCAGCCACCACTAGAGTGCCCTTTAGTCAAATCGAGAATGTGATGACCACAAGCACTTTCAAGGAAGTAGGATCATGTTGCAACTCCCCTCATGCTAACGTCGAAGCCAAGATCTCAGGCTCTAACGTTGTATTGAGAGTTGTCTCTAGGCGAATTGAGGGCCAGCTTGTGAGGATCATATCCGTCTTGGAGAAGCTATCTTTTCCGGTTCTTCATCTCAATATTAGTAGCATGGAGGAGACTGTTTTGTACTTCTTCGTTGTTAAGGTACATATCTAATATGTCACCTCAACcactaaaactaataataaaaaaatcactaaatatCATCAGAAATTAGATTGAACTTAGGGTATAAACCTATGGTGAGTAGCGTCTTATCATATATACTGATGGATCGCAATTATGCTAACCAAAATCCTATAagctttatagtttatatttggataaaaaaacattaatacgAATGTTTTGGTTCTTTATATTGATCTAggcttaaaataattaaatttacatatttgCAGATAGGACTGGAGTGTCACATAAGCTTAGAGGAGCTAACCTTTGAAGTTCAGAAAAGCTTTGTGCCTGAAGTAATCGTCTCTACCAACTAAAGTCAAAATTATACATGTACTAGCTAGCGCGTATCGTTTACATGAGCATGCTTGACACTTTGCTAGAAATAAGCTCATACAAACTTAATTATTGTTCAACTTGTATCGACCTTATTCATATGTTTTAATTACTCGCTTCGTTGTTGTATCCAAAACTCGATCAAAGTTATAATTTTCCATAATAAAACCATCGCAACTAGTTAATACTTCAACATCATCATCTGCAATTATGCATGTATGTATATACAAATCTATTAAATTGATCATGTTAACCACCATCCATATTTCACCGAAAACTTATCAATAAAATCACTTATCCATCCATATATTTGTCTATTATGAACCTATACCCCCACGAACATATCCACAAGACTTGTTTTCGGTCTTAAAGCTTTGGTCTCTCTTGTTTGTAGAATAACGCTTTTGGAAACGTTAAAGATACAAAGAAGTCTACGATTGCATGCAGATCTCCAATATCGTCTTTACTTAAAAGAGTTAAACCAAAAACTCCTATGGTTCTTATGATCTGTCTGATTCACTAAGAGTCTCTTGCATTCTCATTGTTAAAATACAAGATCTCCAGAGATAAATCCCCAACCATAATCCgtctaggaaaaaaaaatgatggctACGAAGCTGTAAGGCTGACCATATCTCTCACTCGGCAGCAACCAATGAAACTCTCCATCTCGTCAGAGCATTCCTCAGGAACTTTCGGTGACTCTTCAAAGGCCCAAGGCCCAATCATTATAGCCCACCGAGATCATTGTAGGCCCAAGCCCAATAGTAGTTAATTTATATAGAACCGTTACTTACCAACcaaatgtaactgaaaagaaaCCGATGAACAAGTAAAGTgttcatctctttctctctctttctctctctcttcctctcgtTTCAGCCAACGTCGTCGTCACGATCCACGACGATTCAGCTCCGATTGATTCTCGCTTCGACACCTCATTCCTTTTCCTT contains these protein-coding regions:
- the LOC106429309 gene encoding transcription factor MUTE-like, whose amino-acid sequence is MSHIAVERNRRRQMNEHLKSLRSLTPCFYIKRGDQASIIGGVIEFIKEMQQLVQVLESKKRRKTLNRPSFLHDHQTLEPSILAAATTRVPFSQIENVMTTSTFKEVGSCCNSPHANVEAKISGSNVVLRVVSRRIEGQLVRIISVLEKLSFPVLHLNISSMEETVLYFFVVKIGLECHISLEELTFEVQKSFVPEVIVSTN